A single window of Shinella zoogloeoides DNA harbors:
- a CDS encoding recombinase family protein, translating into MTAIGYARVSTGDQDTALQLDALRKAGCERLFEDKASGMKTDRLGLAEAIRYVRDGDTLTVWKLDRLGRSMKHLIEIITELEAKGVGFRSITENIDTTTSGGRLVFHLFGALAQFERDLIRERTRAGLQAAEERGRRGGRQVVVTPDKLAKARQHLAAGLNVREAAARVKIGKTALYEALKAEKATTSTVKPT; encoded by the coding sequence ATGACCGCTATCGGCTATGCAAGGGTCTCCACCGGCGACCAGGACACCGCCCTGCAACTCGACGCTTTGCGCAAAGCAGGTTGTGAAAGGCTGTTCGAGGATAAGGCATCCGGCATGAAGACTGACCGACTCGGATTGGCGGAGGCGATCCGCTACGTTCGCGACGGCGACACGCTCACAGTCTGGAAGCTCGACCGCCTCGGCCGGTCGATGAAGCACCTCATCGAGATCATCACCGAACTGGAGGCCAAAGGCGTCGGCTTCCGATCCATCACCGAAAACATCGACACCACGACATCCGGCGGTCGCCTGGTCTTCCACCTGTTCGGCGCGCTGGCACAGTTCGAGCGCGATCTGATCCGGGAACGAACACGTGCCGGTCTGCAAGCCGCAGAGGAACGCGGCCGACGCGGTGGCCGACAAGTCGTCGTAACCCCGGACAAACTTGCCAAAGCCCGCCAGCATCTGGCGGCCGGTTTGAACGTCCGGGAAGCCGCGGCCCGCGTGAAAATCGGGAAAACCGCCCTCTACGAAGCTCTCAAGGCCGAAAAAGCAACGACATCCACGGTCAAACCAACCTGA
- a CDS encoding Tn3 family transposase — MARRALLSEAWWQQATIIPDNEREIAKHYTLDRSDLDLIMRQNKAANRLGLACVLATLRYPGRPLADGEVLPAGVLRFLARQIGVDHHEIERYFERPQTRREHLALLFDRMQMRPFVPSDVRALTGWLTPAAQTLRQADVLADMVVEELRRRRILLPARPALEAIIHVAIRRGIRIAHRALAGGISEGQKLDLDKLLDPREGTSVTILAWARTPALSPAAVNLDRIAERIRFLRSLNLPTTLMDRIPAKVFDEFAAEGTRMSAQHLRDLNTERRHAVLAATVLHLSRHLTDCAIDMFKKLMGILTRRANNQAAARVTRSVREVQTPLKDVSKVCHAIIKAREKGEDMAKALDLVIQWPAFTTSVQAVDTLIAPDVIDGKIEMLQRYPTIRKLAPQFLSTLVFRGHAVAATLLRALSVVAGLYRTGKRTIPDKAPISFAPKGWMPLILKDGKIDRRAYELCLFSELKRRLDAGDVWVEGAKRFQSFESFLIPTPTFELMREEGPLPIAVDTDVETYLRQQRQLLNDGLADLSRLAAAGELDDVELTGAGFSVTPHKAMFPDIAKSLKLKVESRLPAIRITDLLLEVDARTEFSNAFTHLRSGRTADNKLALLTAILADGINLGLTRMADVSPGITMRQLAWAHDWHIREEGYTAAHAILVNAQRQLPLASLWGDGTTSSSDGQYFPAGGHAEAIGDLNGRYGPNPGAKFYRFTSDQYGAFYIIAMNANASEAIYVLDGLLYHGSDLAIETHYVDTGGVSDMSFALCHLVGFQIVPRLRGLKDRKLYLFPGDAPPENLAPLVGEHINVERIKANWNDILRLVTTIRSGQVRPSTVLAKLSAFPRQNGLALALRDLGRINRSIFLPQWWQNPEMRRNATVGLNKSESQNTLARALFFNRLGELRDRTFESQFYRASGLNLLINAIVYWNTLYLEPAFAELNRDGIPTPLDIIKHITPLGWQHISLTGDYIWTPKDGVDLRPLRRETSILAA, encoded by the coding sequence ATGGCGCGAAGAGCATTACTGAGCGAGGCATGGTGGCAACAGGCGACGATCATCCCGGATAACGAAAGGGAGATCGCCAAACATTATACGCTGGATCGATCGGATCTCGACCTGATCATGCGACAGAACAAGGCCGCGAACAGACTGGGCCTCGCCTGTGTTCTGGCCACGCTACGATACCCTGGCCGACCGCTTGCGGATGGCGAGGTCCTGCCGGCTGGCGTCTTACGATTTCTGGCGCGGCAGATCGGCGTCGATCACCATGAGATCGAACGTTATTTCGAGCGCCCACAGACGCGGCGCGAGCATCTGGCCCTGCTTTTCGACAGAATGCAGATGCGTCCGTTTGTGCCTTCGGACGTGCGGGCACTCACAGGCTGGCTGACACCTGCCGCACAAACCCTGCGCCAGGCCGATGTATTGGCGGATATGGTCGTGGAAGAACTGCGACGCAGGAGAATTCTCTTGCCAGCGCGGCCAGCGCTCGAAGCCATCATTCATGTGGCGATCAGGCGCGGCATTCGTATTGCTCATCGGGCCTTGGCCGGCGGGATCTCAGAAGGCCAAAAGCTCGATCTGGACAAGCTTCTCGATCCGCGTGAGGGGACAAGCGTGACCATTCTTGCCTGGGCGAGAACGCCGGCATTGTCGCCAGCCGCCGTCAACCTCGACAGAATTGCCGAGCGCATTCGCTTTCTCCGGTCTCTGAACCTGCCGACGACGTTGATGGATCGAATTCCGGCCAAGGTCTTTGACGAATTTGCTGCAGAGGGGACGCGAATGAGCGCGCAGCATCTGCGCGACCTTAACACCGAACGCCGACATGCTGTCCTGGCTGCAACAGTGCTCCACCTTTCCCGCCATCTCACCGATTGCGCGATCGACATGTTCAAGAAACTCATGGGCATCCTGACGCGGCGAGCCAATAACCAGGCGGCTGCTCGCGTCACCCGATCCGTTCGGGAAGTGCAGACGCCGTTGAAGGACGTTTCAAAAGTCTGCCATGCGATCATCAAGGCTAGAGAGAAGGGTGAGGACATGGCCAAAGCGCTTGATCTGGTCATCCAATGGCCAGCTTTTACAACCAGTGTCCAGGCGGTCGATACGCTGATCGCGCCGGATGTTATCGACGGTAAAATCGAAATGCTCCAGCGCTATCCGACGATCAGGAAACTGGCGCCACAGTTTCTCTCCACTCTCGTGTTCCGCGGTCACGCAGTGGCGGCGACCCTCTTGCGGGCGCTATCCGTGGTCGCGGGTCTATATCGTACGGGCAAAAGGACCATACCCGACAAGGCACCGATCTCCTTTGCGCCGAAGGGCTGGATGCCTCTCATACTCAAAGATGGAAAGATTGATCGCAGGGCTTATGAGCTTTGCCTGTTCAGCGAATTGAAGCGCCGGCTCGATGCGGGCGATGTCTGGGTGGAAGGAGCCAAACGCTTCCAGTCTTTCGAAAGCTTTCTCATTCCCACGCCGACATTCGAGCTGATGCGTGAGGAAGGACCGCTTCCAATCGCCGTTGATACCGATGTCGAGACGTATCTTCGCCAACAGCGCCAGCTGCTGAACGATGGACTGGCTGACCTCTCGCGTCTGGCCGCAGCCGGCGAGCTCGACGATGTAGAACTGACCGGGGCGGGGTTTAGCGTCACGCCGCACAAGGCTATGTTTCCGGACATCGCCAAGTCGCTGAAGCTAAAGGTGGAAAGCCGTCTGCCTGCGATCCGCATCACTGACCTTTTGCTCGAGGTTGACGCCCGAACGGAATTTTCGAACGCCTTTACCCATTTGCGCAGCGGTCGGACGGCCGACAACAAGCTTGCGCTCCTCACCGCCATCCTGGCGGACGGCATCAATCTCGGTCTCACGAGAATGGCGGACGTTTCCCCCGGCATTACGATGCGCCAACTCGCCTGGGCGCACGACTGGCATATTCGCGAGGAAGGTTACACGGCCGCGCACGCCATTCTCGTCAACGCCCAGAGGCAATTGCCTCTGGCAAGCTTGTGGGGCGATGGAACAACGTCATCCTCCGATGGCCAGTATTTTCCGGCGGGCGGACACGCCGAGGCGATCGGCGACCTCAACGGCCGCTATGGTCCCAACCCCGGCGCCAAATTCTACCGGTTCACCTCTGACCAGTACGGCGCTTTCTACATCATCGCCATGAATGCCAATGCGAGCGAAGCCATCTATGTCCTCGATGGACTGCTCTATCATGGCAGCGATCTCGCCATCGAAACCCACTATGTCGATACCGGCGGGGTAAGCGATATGAGCTTCGCCCTTTGCCATCTCGTTGGTTTCCAGATTGTGCCTCGGCTGCGCGGTCTCAAGGATCGCAAGCTCTATCTCTTCCCGGGCGACGCGCCTCCCGAAAACCTGGCGCCGCTCGTTGGCGAGCACATCAACGTCGAGCGGATCAAGGCAAACTGGAACGACATCCTGCGGCTGGTCACGACGATCCGTTCCGGGCAGGTTCGGCCTTCGACGGTGTTGGCAAAGCTGTCCGCATTCCCACGCCAGAACGGACTGGCGTTGGCGCTACGCGATCTCGGTCGCATCAATCGGTCCATCTTTCTGCCCCAGTGGTGGCAGAACCCCGAAATGCGCAGGAACGCGACGGTCGGCCTCAACAAGAGCGAATCCCAGAACACCTTGGCCCGCGCACTGTTCTTCAATCGCCTCGGAGAATTGCGCGACCGGACTTTCGAGAGCCAGTTCTACCGAGCATCTGGACTGAACCTGCTAATCAACGCCATCGTCTACTGGAACACACTCTATCTCGAACCGGCGTTCGCCGAGCTCAACCGAGATGGCATTCCCACGCCGCTTGACATCATCAAACACATTACCCCACTCGGCTGGCAGCACATCAGTCTCACCGGCGATTACATCTGGACCCCAAAAGACGGCGTTGATCTCAGGCCATTGCGGCGCGAAACATCTATCCTCGCAGCGTGA